From the Pseudodesulfovibrio sp. S3 genome, the window GCCCTTTTTTTCGGCTTGTAAATAGTGTGACTGTTTTTGCACATGATAAAGAATTCAGGATACGGAATTGACGTATGCCCCTCTCGGTTTCACCGCCGTGTCTTCCGCAAGGAACTTTCAATTCGAGTCAAAGTGTATATAGTAATCACTACTGCGGGTGAGTGTGCCCGTTCATCAAAGCAAAGGAGACTTGAAATGCGCAGTCTGAAAATGTCCTGGTTTTTGCTGGCCGTATTCGTGGTAATGTCGGCGATGCCCCGGTTGGCCGCCGCCCATTGTCAGATCCCCTGTGGTATATATGATGACAATGCCCGCGTAGCGGCGATGCTGGAGGATGTGGAGACGATTAAAAAATCCATCACTATGATCAATGAATTGGCTGACAAGACGGATGTGCAGTCCAGGCAGCAATTTGTCCGCTGGGTGATGAACAAGGAAAATCATGCGCAAAAGCTCATTGCAACCACAGCCGAT encodes:
- a CDS encoding superoxide dismutase, Ni → MRSLKMSWFLLAVFVVMSAMPRLAAAHCQIPCGIYDDNARVAAMLEDVETIKKSITMINELADKTDVQSRQQFVRWVMNKENHAQKLIATTADYFLTQRIKPAQEDYVERLKKHHAVILNAMKAKQGADMKTAAELEESVKALLEYYPEHKH